One region of Haloprofundus salilacus genomic DNA includes:
- a CDS encoding deoxyhypusine synthase has translation MSDDDHDHDHGSDDGDDGHAEYRPPHREEFDHDPVGHTDVRGGMTVSELVDEYGKAGIGAAAVHEAVDVYAEMLDDDDCTVFLSLAGAMVPTGMRKVVSDLIRDGHVDVLVTTGANLTHDSIEAIGGKHHHGQEHAEGKTPRKHDETLREEEIDRIYNVYLPQEHFALFESHLRAEVFPPLEAEGSVGIERLCRELGRANSEVNEREDIEEDAGVAAAAYESDVPIYCPAVQDSVFGLQAWMYSQTSEFTLDALKDMTPLTDLAYHADRAGCLLVGGGVPKNFTLQTMLVTPGAYDYAVQITMDPASTGGLSGATLDEARSWGKLTKEARNVTVQGDATVYLPLLVAAARERIDS, from the coding sequence ATGAGCGACGACGATCACGACCACGACCACGGAAGCGACGACGGAGACGACGGCCACGCGGAATATCGCCCGCCACACCGCGAGGAGTTCGACCACGACCCCGTCGGTCACACCGACGTCCGCGGCGGGATGACCGTCTCGGAACTCGTCGACGAGTACGGCAAGGCGGGTATCGGCGCGGCGGCGGTCCACGAAGCCGTAGACGTGTACGCCGAGATGTTGGACGACGACGACTGTACGGTCTTTCTCTCACTGGCGGGCGCGATGGTTCCGACCGGAATGCGGAAAGTCGTCTCCGACCTGATTCGCGACGGGCACGTCGACGTGCTTGTGACGACGGGCGCAAACCTCACCCACGATTCTATCGAAGCAATCGGCGGCAAACACCACCACGGCCAAGAACACGCGGAGGGGAAGACGCCGCGCAAGCACGACGAGACGCTCCGTGAAGAGGAGATCGACCGCATCTACAACGTCTACCTGCCGCAGGAGCACTTCGCACTGTTCGAGTCGCACCTCCGTGCGGAGGTGTTCCCGCCGCTGGAGGCGGAGGGGTCTGTCGGCATCGAGCGCCTCTGTCGGGAACTCGGCCGTGCGAACAGCGAGGTGAACGAGCGCGAAGATATCGAGGAGGACGCGGGCGTCGCCGCGGCCGCCTACGAGTCCGACGTGCCCATCTACTGCCCGGCGGTGCAGGATTCGGTGTTCGGCCTGCAGGCGTGGATGTACTCGCAGACCTCCGAGTTCACGCTCGACGCGCTGAAGGACATGACGCCGCTCACCGATCTCGCGTACCACGCCGACCGTGCTGGCTGTCTGCTCGTCGGCGGCGGCGTCCCGAAGAACTTCACGCTCCAGACGATGCTCGTCACGCCGGGCGCGTACGACTACGCGGTCCAGATTACGATGGACCCCGCTTCGACGGGCGGCCTCTCGGGCGCGACGCTCGACGAAGCACGCTCGTGGGGCAAGCTGACGAAAGAGGCGCGGAACGTCACCGTGCAGGGCGACGCGACGGTGTACCTGCCGCTGCTCGTCGCCGCGGCGAGAGAACGTATCGACAGCTGA
- a CDS encoding translation initiation factor IF-2 subunit beta: protein MNYEASLDRAMDATDSRANDDKRLRFPDPVGETDGAFTRLTNLGDIAEALSRDPEHLHSAIQRQFATNGQFDGQRARYNGSFTVADFDTAIREYADEFVICSECGLPDTVLRTEDGVQMLRCEACGAFRPVQKRTSSRSRNTPTLEEGKTYEFEITGTGRKGDGVAEVGKYTVFVSGAQEGQTVRASVYNISGSLAFARPV from the coding sequence ATGAACTACGAGGCATCTCTCGACCGGGCTATGGACGCGACCGACTCGCGAGCGAACGACGACAAACGACTGCGATTCCCCGACCCCGTCGGCGAGACCGACGGCGCGTTCACGCGCCTGACGAATCTCGGCGACATCGCCGAAGCGCTCTCGCGCGATCCCGAACACCTCCACAGCGCGATTCAGCGCCAGTTCGCGACGAACGGGCAGTTCGACGGCCAGCGCGCCCGTTACAACGGGTCGTTCACCGTCGCCGACTTCGACACCGCCATCCGCGAGTACGCCGACGAGTTCGTCATCTGCTCGGAGTGCGGCCTGCCGGACACCGTTCTCCGAACCGAAGACGGCGTCCAGATGCTACGCTGTGAGGCCTGCGGCGCGTTCCGGCCGGTCCAGAAGCGCACATCCTCGCGTTCGCGCAACACACCGACGCTCGAAGAGGGCAAGACGTACGAGTTCGAGATCACCGGCACTGGTCGCAAAGGCGACGGCGTCGCCGAAGTCGGCAAGTACACCGTCTTCGTCTCGGGCGCGCAGGAAGGCCAGACCGTGAGAGCGTCCGTCTACAACATCAGCGGTTCGCTCGCGTTCGCCCGCCCCGTCTAA
- a CDS encoding nucleoside hydrolase — translation MARRLIVDTDTAGDDTQAVLMAALADSIELEALTIVAGNVEFDYEVENAKYTLELAGAADDVPVYEGARRPLVKEFEHVDHVHGDGGLGGELYPDTGIPSAEGHAVDRIVETARESPGEVNLACIGPLTNVALAVRREPQLNELLGEVWVMGGAVNTLGNDTPAAEFNFWVDPDAAKIVMEELDVNLVDWGLTLRQGSFEGSELEPFEEADTLYADFFTTITRHAREFSKERLGVDSTTQPDSLAVACFLNPELVTEAGTYFVDVDEREGMTRGYSLVDELGITDGEPQTRVVESIDEAAFKRMFSDMLLHGNPERSL, via the coding sequence ATGGCACGCCGACTTATCGTCGACACGGACACCGCGGGCGACGACACGCAGGCTGTCCTCATGGCCGCGCTCGCCGACTCCATCGAGTTGGAGGCGCTCACCATCGTCGCCGGAAACGTCGAGTTCGACTACGAAGTCGAGAACGCGAAGTACACGCTGGAACTCGCGGGTGCGGCCGACGATGTGCCCGTGTACGAAGGCGCGCGCCGTCCGCTCGTCAAGGAGTTCGAGCACGTCGACCACGTTCACGGCGACGGGGGTCTCGGTGGCGAACTCTACCCCGATACGGGAATCCCCTCCGCGGAGGGTCACGCCGTCGACAGAATCGTCGAGACGGCGCGTGAGTCGCCCGGCGAGGTCAACCTCGCCTGTATCGGGCCGCTGACGAACGTCGCGCTGGCGGTTCGCCGTGAACCCCAACTGAACGAACTGCTCGGCGAGGTGTGGGTGATGGGCGGAGCGGTCAACACGTTAGGCAACGACACGCCCGCCGCGGAGTTCAACTTCTGGGTCGACCCCGACGCCGCGAAAATCGTGATGGAGGAACTCGACGTGAACCTCGTCGATTGGGGGCTGACGCTCAGACAAGGCTCGTTCGAGGGGAGCGAACTCGAACCGTTCGAGGAGGCCGACACCCTCTACGCCGACTTTTTCACGACAATCACGCGCCATGCCCGCGAGTTCTCGAAGGAACGCCTCGGCGTCGACTCGACGACGCAACCGGACTCGCTGGCGGTCGCCTGCTTTCTGAACCCGGAGCTCGTGACCGAGGCGGGGACGTACTTCGTCGACGTCGACGAGCGAGAGGGGATGACCCGCGGGTACAGCCTGGTCGACGAACTCGGCATCACCGACGGCGAACCGCAGACCCGAGTCGTCGAGTCAATCGACGAGGCGGCGTTCAAACGGATGTTCTCGGATATGCTCCTGCACGGCAATCCGGAACGGTCGCTGTAG
- a CDS encoding fructosamine kinase family protein, with product MDPALVDQLAAELGAEPVERTELDGGMIGSVYRVELAAGRTVVAKVGDTPLGVEAFMLRYLGDESDLPVPDVLYADSGLLVLSHVDGESTFSAAAERDAADHLSRLHDVNADAFGFPRDTLTGPVRQPNLWTESWVEFFAEHRLRHVADLAEEDDSLSASLRERVETVTADLDSLLAEPDAPSLIHGDVWTTNLLARDDEIRAFLDPACYYAHAEVELAYIDWTDTFGKTFFTRYRESRGIESGFFDRRRFVYRLYPLLVHVYLFGGRYPVELAKTLERLGY from the coding sequence ATGGACCCCGCGCTCGTCGATCAACTGGCCGCCGAACTTGGCGCGGAGCCGGTCGAACGGACGGAACTCGACGGTGGCATGATCGGCTCGGTGTACCGCGTCGAACTCGCCGCCGGCCGGACAGTCGTCGCGAAAGTCGGTGACACGCCCCTCGGCGTCGAAGCGTTCATGCTCCGCTATCTCGGCGATGAGAGCGACCTCCCGGTTCCCGATGTCCTGTACGCGGACTCGGGCCTGCTCGTCCTGTCGCACGTCGACGGCGAGTCGACGTTCTCGGCGGCGGCCGAACGCGACGCTGCGGACCACCTCTCCCGACTTCACGACGTGAACGCGGACGCGTTCGGCTTCCCGCGTGACACGCTCACCGGCCCAGTCCGCCAACCGAACTTGTGGACCGAGTCGTGGGTCGAGTTCTTCGCCGAACATCGACTGCGACACGTCGCCGACCTCGCCGAGGAGGACGACTCGCTCTCGGCGTCGCTGCGCGAGCGCGTCGAAACGGTCACTGCGGACCTCGATTCCTTGCTGGCCGAACCCGACGCGCCGTCGCTGATTCACGGCGACGTGTGGACGACGAATCTCCTTGCTCGCGACGACGAGATTCGTGCGTTTCTCGACCCGGCGTGTTACTACGCCCACGCGGAGGTCGAGTTGGCGTACATCGACTGGACAGATACGTTCGGCAAGACGTTTTTCACTCGGTATCGGGAGTCTCGCGGCATCGAATCGGGTTTCTTCGACCGCCGCCGGTTCGTCTATCGGCTGTATCCGCTGTTGGTTCACGTGTATCTGTTCGGCGGGCGGTATCCGGTGGAGCTGGCGAAGACGCTGGAACGGCTGGGCTACT